Within Halonatronomonas betaini, the genomic segment ATTTAGGAGTTGATTTATTAACTCTATCAGCTCATAAAATAAACGGACCTAAAGGTGTTGGAGCATTATATGTTAAAAAGGGAGTTAAATTAATACCGCAGATGAATGGTGGTGCTCAAGAAAGAAAGCGTCGTGGGGGCACAGAAAATCTAGCAGGTATAGTAGGTTTTGGCAAAGCTGCTGAACTGGCTAAGAAGAGGCTTCCTGAAAAGCAGGAAAAGTTAGTAAAGTTGAGAGATAAAATTATAAATAATATAGAAGATAATATTTCGAAAGCTATTCTTAATGGTCCAAGAGGAGAAGAGAGGTTGCCTAATAATGTTAATTTTTGTTTTAGATACATTGAAGGGGAATCTATTTTATTAAATCTGGACTTCTTAGGGATTGCTGCTTCAAGTGGATCAGCCTGTACTTCAGGTTCTTTAGATCCTTCTCATGTTTTACTTTCACTTGGGATGTCACATGAAGTTGCTCATGGTTCTTTAAGAATTTCATTAGGGTATAATACCACCGAGGAAGAAGTTGACTATTTATTAGAAGAATTACCAGGTGTAATTCAGAAGATCAGAGATATGTCTCCATTATATGATGGATAATTATAATAGATATTAAGGAGTGTGTTTTTTATGTATTCAGATAAAGTAATGGATCATTTTCAAAATCCTAGAAATGTAGGGAAAATGGATGATGCTGATATTATTGGTGAAGTTGGCAATCCAACCTGCGGAGATATTATTAAGGTTTATATGAAAATAGAAGATGATCATATTAAGGATATAAAGTTTTCTACTTTTGGCTGTGGAGCAGCTGTAGCTACAAGTAGCATGGTAACAGAGCTTGTAAAAGGTAAGTCTCTTGATGATGCCCTAAAAGTTA encodes:
- the nifS gene encoding cysteine desulfurase NifS, with translation MDKRYYFDHAATTPIDEKVYQEMQPFLTKEFGNPSSIYQEGQKANQAIMEAREKVQSLINAEDSREIIFTGSGTEADNLAIKGVGMALKDKGKHIITSEIEHHAVLHTCEFMEKHLGFDVTYLNVDEDGFINLEELKDSIRDDTILISIMMANNEIGTIQPVKEIAKIAKDNEVYFHTDAVQAAGQIEVDVQDLGVDLLTLSAHKINGPKGVGALYVKKGVKLIPQMNGGAQERKRRGGTENLAGIVGFGKAAELAKKRLPEKQEKLVKLRDKIINNIEDNISKAILNGPRGEERLPNNVNFCFRYIEGESILLNLDFLGIAASSGSACTSGSLDPSHVLLSLGMSHEVAHGSLRISLGYNTTEEEVDYLLEELPGVIQKIRDMSPLYDG
- the nifU gene encoding Fe-S cluster assembly scaffold protein NifU, with protein sequence MYSDKVMDHFQNPRNVGKMDDADIIGEVGNPTCGDIIKVYMKIEDDHIKDIKFSTFGCGAAVATSSMVTELVKGKSLDDALKVTKDQVAEALDGLPPAKMHCSNLAADAIKDAIENYRSDSKEKDEE